The Desulfurellaceae bacterium nucleotide sequence TCGACGTCGATATTCTTCAGGTTGTGCTCGCGCGCGCCGCGAATGGACAGCCGCGGCCGGCCATCCAGCGAGCGGACCGGACCGAGCCGGGGGTGGGCGACGTGCAAAAACTGTCCGGTCAGCGACTCGGGGTTGTGGCGCAAGTCGCCCGGAGCGCCGATTGCCACCACTTTGCCGCCGTGCGTACCTGCCCCCGGTCCGAGGTCGATCACCACATCGGCACTGGCAATCGTCTGCTCGTCGTGCTCGACCACCAGCACGGTATTGCCCCGTTCCTGGAGGCCGCGCAGGGTCGTCAGCAGGCGGGCGTTGTCGCGCGGATGGAGACCGATGGTGGGCTCATCCAGGATGTAGCACACCCCGCGCAGATTCGAGCCGAGCTGGGCGGCCAGACGAATGCGCTGGGCCTCACCGCCGGACAGGGTATCGGCACGGCGATCCAGGGCCAGGTAGGACAGGCCGACCTCCATCAGGAAGGACAGACGCGGGACGATCTCTTTGAGGATCGGCTCGCCAATCAGCCGCTCCCGACCGCTCAGGGACAGCTCGGACATATGCCGCAGGCAGTCGGCAACCGACATCTGCATCAGCTGCCAGATGGTCTTGTCCTCGATCTGAACCGCCCGGGCCCGGGCGTTGAGCCGGGCGCCGTCGCAGCTCGGGCACGGCGCCTGACTCAGAAACTGCGACAGAGACAGGCCCGCCCCCTTCTCGTCGCCCTCGGCCAGAGCCTTGTCCAGGATATCGACCACGCCCCGCAGCCCCTTGTCATTGCCGTGAAAGACGAGCCGGCGCTGTCTGGCGGTCAGCTGGCCGAAGGGTTTATCGAGCGGAACGCGGTGTTTTTTCAGGCCGCGCAGCAGGCGCGCCTGCTCCCGCTTCAGGCCGGCTTCAGTCAGCGGCAGGAGGGCGTCCTGGCGCAGGGATTTGTCCGGGTCGGGGACCAGCAGCTGGGGGTCGAATTCCCATCGAAACCCCTGGCCGCTGCACTCGGGACACGCCCCCTGGCGGCTGTTGAACGAAAACATCCGCGGGTCAAGCTCGGCATAGCCCAGGCCGCACGCCACACAGAACAATTTTTCGCTGTAGATACGCTCTGTCTCGGCGCCCAGGATGTGGACCGCGCCATTGCCCATCCGCAGCGCGTCCTGGAGCAGGCCGTCAAGCTGCTGGCTCGTCCGGTCAACCGTGACCTGCCCGACCACGATCTCAATATCGTGCTCCTTAAAGCGGGCCAAGCTCATGTCCGGCGTAATTTCGACGATCCGGCCGTCAATGCGCGCCCGGATGAAACCCAGCTTGCGCGCGCCGGCCAGCACGTCTTTATGAAACCCCTTGCGGCCGCGCACGACCGGAGCCAGGACGCTGAACTCCTGGTCGCTGAAGTCGGTTTGCACCAGCCCAAGAATGCGGCTGCGGCTCTGAGCCGACAGCGGCTGGCCGCAGGTCACACAGTGCTGCACGCCGATCTTGGCGTATAACAGCCGCAGATAGTGCGAGACTTCGGTCACCGTGGCCACCGTCGAGTTCCGCCCGCCCCGGCTCATGCGCTGTTCAATGGCGACCGTCGGCGGAATACCCGTCAACAGATCGACATTCGGTTTGGCCAGGACCTTGATGAACTGGCGGGAATAGGCCGACAGGCTGTCAATATAGCGGCGCTGGCCCTCGGCATACACAATGTCAAACACCAGCGTGGACTTGCCCGACCCGGACAGCCCGGTGACCACGATCATCTCATCCCGAGGAATATCGAGAGAGACATCCTGCAGATTATGCTCCTTGGCGCCCACCACACAGATCGCCGTATTGGCGCTTGCGGATTTCTTTGGTTTTAATCTTTGCCCTTTACCCTTTGCCTTTTGCCTTTTGCCTTTTGCCTTGTCTCCCCGCTTCGCCTCTCGCAACACCCGCGCCAGATAGCGCCCGGTATGCGAGCGCCTGACCCGCGCCACCGCCTCCGGCGTCCCCTGGGCCACCACCTCGCCGCCCCCGTCGCCGCCCTCCGGACCGAGGTCGATGACCTGATCGGCGCACTTGATCACATCCAGATTATGTTCGACGATGAGGACCGAGTGGCCCCGCTCGACCAGGCTGTCGAAGGCTGTCAGCAGCTTCTGGATATCGGCGAAATGCAGACCCGTCGTAGGCTCGTCAAAGATAAACAGGGTCTTGCCCGGCCGGTCGGTGTGGGTCTTTTCACGGCCGATATGGGCGGCCAGCTTCAGACGCTGGGCTTCGCCGCCGGACAGAGTCGTCAGGGACTGGCCCAGGCGGACGTAGTCCAGACCGACGGCCGCCAGCGAAGACAGGCGTCGCTGCAACTCGGCCTTGCCGGCAAAGAACGCCAAAGCCTCGCTGACCGTCATGGCCATGATGTCGGTCAGGTTCTTGCCCTGATAGCGGACCTCCAAGACCTCGGCACGAAAGCGCCGCCCCTGGCACTCGGGACACGGCACGTAGACATCGGACAGGAACTGCATCTCGACCTTTTCAAAACCCTCGCCCTTACACGTCTCGCACCGGCCGCCCTCGACATTGAAGGAAAAGGTGCCGGTCGTGTAGCCGCGCAGCCTGGCCAGCTCGGTGTCGGCCAGCAGCCGCCGCAGCGAATCGAAGGCCCGCGTGTAGGTCAGCAGATTGGCCCGCGGCGTTGTCCCGATCTGGCTCTGATTGACGAAAATCACATCGGCCAGGTGCTCGGTGCCGACAATGTCCTGGCACGGGCCGGGAATGCCGACCGACTCGCCCCAGCGCTTTTTCAGCCCCCGGTACAGCACGTCTTCAATCAGGGTGGACTTGCCCGAGCCCGACACCCCGGTCAGACACACCATGCAGCCCAGCGGAATCTCGACATCGATGTGCTTCAGATTATGCGCGCTGGCCTTGAGGAGGGTCAGCGTGTGGCCGGGCTGGGCCGCCCGGCGCTGGGCCGGCAGCGGGATGCGCTGACGCTGGGACAGATACTGGCCGGTCAGCGAGTGCGGGTCGGCCAGGATATCTTCATACGGACCGGAGAAGACGAGCTGGCCGCCCTGCTCGCCGGCCAGCGGCCCCAGGTCGAGGATATGATCGGCCTCCTTGATGATCTCCGGGTCGTGCTCGACCACCACCACCGTGTTGCCGTTGTCGCGCAGGTTTTGCAGGATGCGGACCAGTCGGTTGCTGTCGCGCGGGTGCAGGCCGATTGAGGGCTCGTCCAGAATATACAAGGTGTTGACCAGGGCCGAGCCCAGGGCGGTGGTCAGATCGACCCGCTCCAGCTCCCCGCCGGACAGGGTCCGGGACTGCCGGTCCAGGGTCAGGTATTCAACGCCGACCTCGACCAGATAGCGCAGCCGCTTACGGATCTCGTCCAGGATGAGCTGGGCGACCTGATCCTGAAAGGCCGACAGCTGCAAGCCCTCAAAGAACGCCGAGCACACGCCCACACTCAGCAGGTTGATCTCGGCCAGGGTCTTGCCCCCGACCCGGTACAGCAGGGACTCGGGTTTGAGGCGGGCGCCATGACACGCGTCGCACGAGAAATAGCCCCGGTAGCGGGCCAGGAATACCCGGACGTGCATCTTATAGGTCTTGGTCTCCAACCACTGAAACCAGCCCCGCACCCCGTAATACTCGCCGTCGCCGTCCAGAATCAGCCCCTGCTGCTCGGCGCTGAGGTCTCGCCACGGGACGCTGGTCGCAATACCCCGCTGTTTGCAGAACGCAAACAGCTCGCGCCGCTCCCACTGGGCGGCTTTAATCCGCCACGGTTTGACGGCGCCGTCCTTGAGCGACAGACCGGGGTCGGGGACGACCAGCTCCAGGTCAAGATCGATCGTGCGGCCAAAGCCCTTGCACTTCTCGCACGCGCCCAGCGGGCTGTTGAACGAGAACAGGTTGGGGACCGGCTCCTTGTACACGATCTGACACGCCGCGCACTCCAGCCGGTTGGAAAAGGCCTGCTCGGCCTGCTCGGCGTCGGGAAAGACGAGGCTCAGCCGCCCCTTGCCGTACTGAAACGCCTGCTCCAGGGAATCGTGGGTGCGTTTTTTGTGGCGCGGGCCGACGCGCAGGCGATCCACCACCACGCTGCACTGTTCCTGACCGACCAGGCCCTCGGGCCGGGCGTCCAACTCCTGGATGTCAACAAGCGTGCCGGCCACCAGCAGACGGAAGAAGCCGGCCCGGACCAGACCGTCCCGGATGTCGCTCCAGGCCAGGCTGTCCGGGACGGCGACACTGAAAGTGACATAGAACCGCGTGCCCTCGGGCTGCTGCTCGGACAGCTTTCTGAACACCGACTCGGCCGAGTCGCGCTCGACCGGCTGGCCGCACTGGCGACACGACAAGACCCCGATCTTGGCAAACAAGAGCTTGAGGTGGTCGTGCAGCTCGGTCATCGTGCCGACGGTCGAACGCGAGGTGCGGACCGGGCGGTTCTGGTCAATGGCGATGGCCGGCAGGATGCCCTCAATTTTGTCAACCTGGGGCTTATCCATACGGTCCAGGAATTGACGGGCGTAGGCCGAAAAGCTCTCGACATAGCGGCGTTGGCCCTCGGCGTACAAGATGTCGAAGGCCAGGCTCGACTTGCCCGAGCCGCTCACCCCGGTGACGACCGTCAGCTGGTTCAGGGGAATGTCGATGTCCAGGTTTTTGAGATTGTTCTGGCGCGCGCCGCTGATGGCAATGCTGCTGCGACGGATCCCGTTAGTCTTCACCCCCACCTCCCACAAAGAAGTGCTCAGCGGTCTGCTATCAGCTTTCAGCTTGTGAGGTAAGCCGGGTCGCAGCGGCCAGGCCGGCTCGGCAAAAACGCCCCGCCTGCTGAGCCGGCAGCCCGGCTGTGCTAGGATGGCCGACGCGCGACCCGGACGGGTACGAGGTCTTATCCGGTGTCCGTACCAGGAGGACGAGCATGGTGACTGAGCTGTGGTTTGAGATGACGTTTATCCTGGGCCTGATTCTCGTCAACGGCTTTTTTTCGGGCTCAGAAATCGCGGTCGTTTCGGTTCGACGCAGCCGGGTCGACCAGCTGGCCGAGGAGGGCGGTCGCAGAGCCCGAACCCTGGGCCGCCTCAGAGACGACCCCGACCGTTTCCTGGCGACCGTACAGATCGGGATCACGCTGGTCAGCTCGCTGGCCTCGGCAATCGGGGGCGTCTCGGCCGTCTCCTATCTGGCCCCGCTGTACGCCCGGAGTTCGCTGCCCTTTGTGACCGAGTCGAGCCAAGCCCTGGCCGTCGTCACGGTAGTGGTCATTATTTCCTATCTGTCGCTGGTGTTGGGCGAGCTGGTGCCAAAATCCCTGGCCCTGCGTTACTCCGAGCCGACCGCCCTGTGGGTCGCCCAGCCCTTGGACTTTTTCTCGCGGCTGTTTACGGCCGGGGTCAGGCTGCTGACCGCTTCGACCAACGGGCTACTGTACCTGACCGGCACCGGGACCAAGGCGCCCGAGGCCATCGTGTCTGAGGATGAGGTCAAGTACATCATCCGCGAAGGCGCGCAAAAAGGCGTCTTCGATGCCACCGAGCAGAAGTTCATCCAGAGCGTGTTCGATTTCGCCGACACCTCGGTCCGCGAGGTGATGACCCCCCGGACCGAAATCCAGGCGCTGAGCGTGGACACGTCTCCCCAGCCTGCCCTGCAAGCCATGATTGAGAGCAGCTTCTCACGGATGCCGATCTTTGAGGACGACCTCGACCACATTGTGGGCGTGGTCCACCTCAAAGAACTGCTGCGCGGCCGGGAACAGCCCTCCACCTCGCTGGAGGGCTTTGTCCAGCCGACCTACTTCGTGCCCGATTCCATGCAGATCAGCCACCTGCTGCGCGAGCTTCAGCTCCGTCGCACCCAGCTGGCCGTTGTCGTCAACGAGTTTGGGACGGTGGTCGGCATCGCTACCATCGAGGATCTGCTGGAAGAGATTGTCGGCGAGATTCAGGACGAGTTTGATGTCGATGAAGAGCTGCCGATCCAGGACATCGGACCCCAGATGTGGCTGATTGCCGGCGGGGTAACGCTAGCCGACTTGCAGGACAGCCCCGGCCTGCCGGTCGAGGAGACGAACGACTATCGGACCCTGGCCGGCCTGCTGTTGGCCCGCCTTGAGCGCATCCCCAAGGGCGGAGAAATCGTCCACCACCAGGGCTATCGGATGACGATCGTGAACATGGACGGGCGACGGATTGACAAGATCAAGGTCGAAAAACTGCCGGACAGAACGGCTGAGACCGCGTCCGCAGGCAGGCCGAGCGGCAGGTCGGGAAGCCAGTGAGTCCTGCCCAGGCCACATGGGGATGAGTCGGCGCTGCAAGCTGTGCCGCTTGGCAGGAGACTGAGAGAGGCTATGGATTTCAGCACGATTGGTACTCTTGCCGAGGTCGTGAGCCCAAAGAACACTTCTACTGTCAGTACAGGCAGGGCGCCCTGGATCAGGAACAGTGGGGGCGCTGGTGCGAGACCCTGCGGGTGTACCTTGCCCAGCCGGGCATCCGGGAATGGTTTGAGACGACCCCCCAACAGTTCACGGCGAGCTTTTCCGCCTTTTTGGACGCCGAATTCAAAAGATCACACGCCACCTGAGCGAGTGCCGGGGCGTTGCGTCCAGGCTGCTCCGAGTCTTCTCGTCACTCCCCCGTTTCTTCGTCAATACATCGGCGCCCACTCTTTTGGTCCAGCGGTTGACCGCTGCCCGGCTTTCGGATTATGACAACAGCTGTCGTTGTTCCACACACCACGAAGGAGGGCGCGCATATGGCCGCAGAAATCGGCAAGGACAAATTACTCGAGATGTATCGCACCATGCAGACCATTCGCCAGTTCGAGGAGCGGCTGCGCGATATCTTCAAGGAGGGCAAAATCCCGGGCTTCGTGCACGTCTCGATCGGGGAAGAAGCCTCGGCCACCGGCGCGTGCGCCGCGCTGACTGACAGAGACTACATCACCAGCACCCATCGGGGTCACGGCCACCTCATCGCCAAGGGCGGCAAGATCAGCCCCATGATGGCCGAGATCTACGGCAAGAGCACCGGCTACTGCAAGGGCAAGGGCGGCTCCATGCATATTGCCGATTTTGATATCGGCATCCTGGGCGCCAACGGCATTGTCGGCGCCGGCCTGCCGATTGCCACCGGCGCGGGTCTGGCCGCCCAGGTTCGGGGCAGCGATGAGGTCGCGGTGTGTTTCTTTGGCGACGGCGCCTCAAACGAGGGCACCTTCCACGAATCGCTCAACATCGCCTCGGCCTGGAAACTCCCGGTCATCTACGTGTGTGAGAACAACCTGTACGGCGAATTCACCGCCGGCAGTGATGTCACCTCGGTCAAAGACATTGCCGACCGGGCCAGAGGCCACGACATGCCCGGCGTGGTGGTCAACGGCAACGATGTGGTCGAGGTCTACGAGACGACCAACCAGGCGGTCGAACGCGCCCGCCGGGGCGACGGCCCGACCCTGATTGAGTGCAAGACCTATCGCTGGGAAGGCCATGTGGTGGGGGAAGAAGCCTTCATGGGCGACAAGAGCTACCGCCCCAAGGACGAGATCGAAGAGTGGAAAAAACGCTGTCCGCTCATCACCTTCGAGCAACGCTTTGTGCCGGCCGGGGTGGTCAGTCAGGCCGACATTGACGCGGTCAAGGCCGAGGTCGCCGGCGTCATCGACGAGGCGGTCACGTTTGCCGAGGACAGCCCGCTGCCAGAGCCGGCGGAAGCTCTCGACGATATGTTCTCAGCCGCCTGAGTTTAGCCCCAGCCACGGGCTCAGCGCCTTTCAAGGAGACACACTATGCCGACTGTTTCATTTATCCAAGCCATTAACTCAGCCCTGGCCGAAGAACTCAGGCACGACCCGCGCACCTTTCTGATGGGGCTCGACGTGTGGGTCGGGGCGTTTGGCGCGACCGGCGGCCTGACCGACGAATTCGGCCCCGGGCGCATCCGTAACGCGCCGATTTCGGAGGCTGGCTATGCCGGGGCCGGGGTCGGTGCGGCCATGGCCGGGATGCGGCCGATTGTCGAAATTGAATTCGCCAGCTTTTTCTACTGCTGCTGGGACCAGGTGTGTAATCAGGCGGCCAAGCTGCGCTACATGTCGGGCGGCCAGGCCGACATTCCGATTACCTTTCGGACGGTGTACGGCGCGCTCGGCTCGGCTGCGGCCCAGCACTCAGAGACCGTCTATGCCCAGTTCATGAGCGTGCCGGGCCTGAAAATCGTCGCCCCGTCCGACCCCTACGACATGAAGGGGCTGCTCAAGAGCGCCATCCGCGATAATAATCCGGTCCTGGTGTTTGAGCACATGGGCTTGGGACGGGCCAAACAGGAAATTCCCGACCAGGAGTATCTGGTCCCGATCGGCAAGGGCGAGGTCAAACGCGAGGGTTCGGACGTGACGGTGGTCGGCGTCGGCCTCATGGTCTCCAAAGCCCTCAAGGCGGCGGCCGCCCTCGAAGGAGAGGGCGTGTCGGTCGAGGTCGTTGACCCACGCACCCTGGTGCCGCTGGATGAGGACACGATTCTCAACTCAGTCGCCAAAACGCACAAAGTCCTGGTGGTTGACGAGGGCCATCTGCGCTGCGGTGCGGCCTCGGAAATTGCGGCGGTGATCGCCGACAAGGGCTTTGACTCCCTCGACGCACCGGTCAAGCGCCTGACCGCCCACGACGTGCCGATTCCCTACAGTCCGCCGATGGAGAAATTCGTTCTGCCCGACGAACAGAAAATTGCCGCCGCAGTCAAAGAACTCATGGCCTGAGCGTGGCGGACCGACACTGTAGAGCCTATTGAGAAGGGAGTCTGTGTGGCAGCCGAAGTCGTCATGCCGAAATTCGGCCTTACCATGGTCGAGGGTACCATCCAGCGCTGGTTCAAAAACGAAGGCGACGCCATCAACGCAGGGGAGGCCCTGTTTGAGGTCGAAACCGAGAAAGTTCTGTATGAGGTCGAATCGACCGCCGGCGGCACGGTTGCCAAACTGCTGTACGGCCTCGAAGCGGTTGTCCCGGTCGGCCTACCGGTCGCGGTCATTGCCGAAGCCGGAGAAGACGTGGCCGAGGTGGCCGCCCGCTACAGCGATGGTGCTCCGGCTCCGCAGGCTGCGACCAGCCCGGCCGGCTCGCCCATACCGGGCGCCGGCAGTGCCGCAGCCGCGCCTGCTGCGACTGCGGCTGATGGCAAGCGGGCGCCGGTCACCCCTGCCGCCCGCAAACTCGCCGCCGAGCATAACATCGACACCGCCAGCCTGACCGGCACCGGACCCGGCGGACGTATCACCANNNNNNNNNNNNNNNNNNNNNNNNNNNNNNNNNNNNNNNNNNNNNNNNNNNNNNNNNNNNNNNAACTCGCCGCCGAGCATAACATCGACACCGCCAGCCTGACCGGCACCGGACCCGGCGGACGTATCACCAGAGAAGATGTTCAGCACGCCATTGACGCCGCTGCCCAGACCCCGGCCCAAGTCTCGGCCCCGGCCCAGGAGCAGGCCCAAGATCAGTCGGTCCCGCTACGCGGCATGCGCAAGGTGATTGCCGAGCGCATGCACAAAAGCCTGACCGACACCGCCCAGCTGACCATTACGACCGAGGTCGATGTGACCCAGCTCATCGAACGCCGCGAAGAGGTCCGGCGCGAGTTCAACACCACCTATAACGACTTCATTATCCAGGCCTGCGCCCACGCCCTGCTCCAGCACCCGCGCATGAACGCCTCGCTCGAAGGCGATGCGATCCAGCTGCACGGCGCGGTCCACGTCGGCTTTGCCGTGGCGCTCGATGAGGGCCTGATCGTCCCGGTCGTCCACGACGCGGATAAAAAGCCGCTCAAAACCATTGCCCAGGAGGCGCGCGCGCTGGCCGAGAAAGCCCGGGCGGGTCAACTCAAGCTCGAAGAGGTCAGCGGCGGGACCTTCACCGTCTCAAACCTGGGCATGGCCGGCGTTGACGCCTTCACCCCGATTCTCAACTCGCCCCAGACCGGGATTCTGGGCGTTGGCCGCATCGTCGACAAACCGGTCGTGTATCAGGGTGAAATCGCCAGACGCTCGATGCTGGTCCTGAGCCTGACCTTTGACCACCGGGTGATTGACGGCGCCCCGGCCGGCGCCTTTCTGGGCAGCGTGGCCGACCTGCTGTCGCACGGCAACCGGATTGCCCTGGCGGTGGACTAGCGCGCTGGCCGCTGCCCTCCAGCCGAGCCGCCACGACCGAGAATGACAAGATGCTGTATGTTTGAGTCGTTCCTGCGGGGGAGCTTCTGATGGCCGCCCCGAATTGGACAAACCGGACCATGTGGACCGGGGACAACCTGGACATCATGCGAGGGATGAATAGCGAGTCCGTT carries:
- a CDS encoding HlyC/CorC family transporter, with protein sequence MVTELWFEMTFILGLILVNGFFSGSEIAVVSVRRSRVDQLAEEGGRRARTLGRLRDDPDRFLATVQIGITLVSSLASAIGGVSAVSYLAPLYARSSLPFVTESSQALAVVTVVVIISYLSLVLGELVPKSLALRYSEPTALWVAQPLDFFSRLFTAGVRLLTASTNGLLYLTGTGTKAPEAIVSEDEVKYIIREGAQKGVFDATEQKFIQSVFDFADTSVREVMTPRTEIQALSVDTSPQPALQAMIESSFSRMPIFEDDLDHIVGVVHLKELLRGREQPSTSLEGFVQPTYFVPDSMQISHLLRELQLRRTQLAVVVNEFGTVVGIATIEDLLEEIVGEIQDEFDVDEELPIQDIGPQMWLIAGGVTLADLQDSPGLPVEETNDYRTLAGLLLARLERIPKGGEIVHHQGYRMTIVNMDGRRIDKIKVEKLPDRTAETASAGRPSGRSGSQ
- a CDS encoding alpha-ketoacid dehydrogenase subunit beta — encoded protein: MPTVSFIQAINSALAEELRHDPRTFLMGLDVWVGAFGATGGLTDEFGPGRIRNAPISEAGYAGAGVGAAMAGMRPIVEIEFASFFYCCWDQVCNQAAKLRYMSGGQADIPITFRTVYGALGSAAAQHSETVYAQFMSVPGLKIVAPSDPYDMKGLLKSAIRDNNPVLVFEHMGLGRAKQEIPDQEYLVPIGKGEVKREGSDVTVVGVGLMVSKALKAAAALEGEGVSVEVVDPRTLVPLDEDTILNSVAKTHKVLVVDEGHLRCGAASEIAAVIADKGFDSLDAPVKRLTAHDVPIPYSPPMEKFVLPDEQKIAAAVKELMA
- a CDS encoding thiamine pyrophosphate-dependent dehydrogenase E1 component subunit alpha, with product MAAEIGKDKLLEMYRTMQTIRQFEERLRDIFKEGKIPGFVHVSIGEEASATGACAALTDRDYITSTHRGHGHLIAKGGKISPMMAEIYGKSTGYCKGKGGSMHIADFDIGILGANGIVGAGLPIATGAGLAAQVRGSDEVAVCFFGDGASNEGTFHESLNIASAWKLPVIYVCENNLYGEFTAGSDVTSVKDIADRARGHDMPGVVVNGNDVVEVYETTNQAVERARRGDGPTLIECKTYRWEGHVVGEEAFMGDKSYRPKDEIEEWKKRCPLITFEQRFVPAGVVSQADIDAVKAEVAGVIDEAVTFAEDSPLPEPAEALDDMFSAA
- a CDS encoding 2-oxo acid dehydrogenase subunit E2; translation: LAAEHNIDTASLTGTGPGGRITREDVQHAIDAAAQTPAQVSAPAQEQAQDQSVPLRGMRKVIAERMHKSLTDTAQLTITTEVDVTQLIERREEVRREFNTTYNDFIIQACAHALLQHPRMNASLEGDAIQLHGAVHVGFAVALDEGLIVPVVHDADKKPLKTIAQEARALAEKARAGQLKLEEVSGGTFTVSNLGMAGVDAFTPILNSPQTGILGVGRIVDKPVVYQGEIARRSMLVLSLTFDHRVIDGAPAGAFLGSVADLLSHGNRIALAVD
- a CDS encoding E3 binding domain-containing protein, coding for MAAEVVMPKFGLTMVEGTIQRWFKNEGDAINAGEALFEVETEKVLYEVESTAGGTVAKLLYGLEAVVPVGLPVAVIAEAGEDVAEVAARYSDGAPAPQAATSPAGSPIPGAGSAAAAPAATAADGKRAPVTPAARKLAAEHNIDTASLTGTGPGGRIT
- the uvrA gene encoding excinuclease ABC subunit UvrA, which translates into the protein MKTNGIRRSSIAISGARQNNLKNLDIDIPLNQLTVVTGVSGSGKSSLAFDILYAEGQRRYVESFSAYARQFLDRMDKPQVDKIEGILPAIAIDQNRPVRTSRSTVGTMTELHDHLKLLFAKIGVLSCRQCGQPVERDSAESVFRKLSEQQPEGTRFYVTFSVAVPDSLAWSDIRDGLVRAGFFRLLVAGTLVDIQELDARPEGLVGQEQCSVVVDRLRVGPRHKKRTHDSLEQAFQYGKGRLSLVFPDAEQAEQAFSNRLECAACQIVYKEPVPNLFSFNSPLGACEKCKGFGRTIDLDLELVVPDPGLSLKDGAVKPWRIKAAQWERRELFAFCKQRGIATSVPWRDLSAEQQGLILDGDGEYYGVRGWFQWLETKTYKMHVRVFLARYRGYFSCDACHGARLKPESLLYRVGGKTLAEINLLSVGVCSAFFEGLQLSAFQDQVAQLILDEIRKRLRYLVEVGVEYLTLDRQSRTLSGGELERVDLTTALGSALVNTLYILDEPSIGLHPRDSNRLVRILQNLRDNGNTVVVVEHDPEIIKEADHILDLGPLAGEQGGQLVFSGPYEDILADPHSLTGQYLSQRQRIPLPAQRRAAQPGHTLTLLKASAHNLKHIDVEIPLGCMVCLTGVSGSGKSTLIEDVLYRGLKKRWGESVGIPGPCQDIVGTEHLADVIFVNQSQIGTTPRANLLTYTRAFDSLRRLLADTELARLRGYTTGTFSFNVEGGRCETCKGEGFEKVEMQFLSDVYVPCPECQGRRFRAEVLEVRYQGKNLTDIMAMTVSEALAFFAGKAELQRRLSSLAAVGLDYVRLGQSLTTLSGGEAQRLKLAAHIGREKTHTDRPGKTLFIFDEPTTGLHFADIQKLLTAFDSLVERGHSVLIVEHNLDVIKCADQVIDLGPEGGDGGGEVVAQGTPEAVARVRRSHTGRYLARVLREAKRGDKAKGKRQKAKGKGQRLKPKKSASANTAICVVGAKEHNLQDVSLDIPRDEMIVVTGLSGSGKSTLVFDIVYAEGQRRYIDSLSAYSRQFIKVLAKPNVDLLTGIPPTVAIEQRMSRGGRNSTVATVTEVSHYLRLLYAKIGVQHCVTCGQPLSAQSRSRILGLVQTDFSDQEFSVLAPVVRGRKGFHKDVLAGARKLGFIRARIDGRIVEITPDMSLARFKEHDIEIVVGQVTVDRTSQQLDGLLQDALRMGNGAVHILGAETERIYSEKLFCVACGLGYAELDPRMFSFNSRQGACPECSGQGFRWEFDPQLLVPDPDKSLRQDALLPLTEAGLKREQARLLRGLKKHRVPLDKPFGQLTARQRRLVFHGNDKGLRGVVDILDKALAEGDEKGAGLSLSQFLSQAPCPSCDGARLNARARAVQIEDKTIWQLMQMSVADCLRHMSELSLSGRERLIGEPILKEIVPRLSFLMEVGLSYLALDRRADTLSGGEAQRIRLAAQLGSNLRGVCYILDEPTIGLHPRDNARLLTTLRGLQERGNTVLVVEHDEQTIASADVVIDLGPGAGTHGGKVVAIGAPGDLRHNPESLTGQFLHVAHPRLGPVRSLDGRPRLSIRGAREHNLKNIDVELPIGTWVCLTGVSGSGKSSLVQEVLVKGLRKQLGRFVGKTGVHDRIEGAEPIERVVEVDQTPIGKTPRSVPASYVGLWDEVRKLFSMLPESRLRGYKPGRFSFNVKGGRCEACAGQGRLKMEMSFLPDVYVDCEVCGGRRYNEETLEIAYNGKNIADVLGLTIEEAATFFLGVPKIARPLRLLNDIGMGYITLGQASNTLSGGEAQRIKLAYELAKESRGKTLYVLDEPTTGLHFADIEKLIATLHRLVDKGNTVVTIEHNLDIIKEADYIVDLGPEGGLEGGRVVACGPPQDVMRQSRQSYTARCLREYMQGSNA